A window of Tachypleus tridentatus isolate NWPU-2018 chromosome 7, ASM421037v1, whole genome shotgun sequence genomic DNA:
TCAGTGCTTCCACGGGCCAGGCGCCAAAGATTTTTCAGAATCTAATTGTTCAAGTCTTTTCGGatcgtttgtttatttactaataCTTGTACCAAAACCTAACTAGACAAAAAGCAGGCGATATCCGAACCCTTTGTGAAAACCGGATGCATAGCTGACCACAAAACAAATATCGACATGGTATCAACATTCAGTAAGTGTGCTGATCTTGTATTGATATAGCGACATAGTGTCAACATTCAGTAAGTGTGCTGATCTTGTATTGATCAgtaagtaactttattttaattaaagttttaatacccataccggcagtcttgagaatacattttttacttcaagttggtttttcGTCACCACGAGCCACAAAGCAAATTAAAGGAACGAAGAAAGAAAtaggaaaatatttattacactatTGCATCGGAGAGTGAAGACGATGGGATGACTAGCGGTTCTTCTGAGAATCTCATGGATTTCGTGTCACCGAATAAAGAACATAGATCATCCAAGAACAGAAGTGTGAAAGCAAGACTTTCAAGGAATCGTTGTAGTACTCTACCAAGGCGCGGAAACTGTCTATTCAATTCGTCAATTATTTGGTATCGAATCCACGTGACATCGAACGTTCCAAATGAAGAAGCTCAATGAAAggcatcaagtttcagtgctcATGACAAGAACAATCAATTGTTTGCGTTCTGCATGACGGAGGATTCTAGTCACCATGTTACTTCTAGATGATCTCATGAACGTGATTGGAAGTGACATTTGTAAAACACCATGTTACTTCTAGATGATCTCATGAACGTGGTTGGAAGTGACATTTGTAAAACACCATGTTACTTCTAGATGATCTCATGAACGTGGTTGGAAGTGACATTTGTAAAAAATCTTATGATACAAAACTGTTCTCATCTGCCAATGATGTATAACAAACTCTGTCACAGAAATGTATTCAGAGAAAAGTATGTTATACTTGCACTGCTATGTTAGTTAATGACATTCAAAGAACTGAAAGAGAGACTGAACATTGGAGTACAAGCTTTTGAAACAGTTAGATGGCATTTTCATCAAGTGAAGTCTAGGTTTTAACTAGAATCTACAGCACAACCTGTCTAGCATTACTGTAAGCAAGCTGCATCGAAAGCAATAGAATACCATTGATCAAGGTAATGAGAATTATCCCACTGACACCAAAATCAAAGTCGTCTACTTTGAAAACAAAGAACAGGAACAAaaccaaattatattttatcttaaacaAGAGACCAAGAGAATAATTCAGCAACACAACACCACATGAACATCTTCTAAGCTTACTAATGAGTACTACGGGAGTCAATAAGTTACAATAGCTCCACAAAATGTGCGAATTTATTCATAAACTTTTGTATGGGATTTTAATTGAacctaaaaacattaaaaatagagttttagtttatttcggaatgatgtaatatattaaaatctgCAATACAATCCAAATTATGGGTGCCTGTCCCGTGGTGCACTGGTAAAAATTACGTTATTGCTAAATGTCTGCTTTCTAGACCCTTTCTTGATAAAAGTGGTTAAAAAATGGggaaatattaaagataataagtCGAAATTAAATCCATCTCTTTAAACAAATAGGTTCGtttcctggcctggcatggcctagcgcgttaagacgtgcgcttcgtaatctgagggtcgcgggttcgcgcccgagtcgcgccaaacatgctcgccctcccagccgtgggggcgttataatgtgacggttaatcccactattcgttggtaaaagaatagcccacgagttggcggtgggtggtgatgactagctgccttccctctagtcttacgctgctaaattagggacggctagcacagatagccctcgactagctttgtgcgaaattccaaaaaccaaaacaggttcgtttcccctcggtgtacttagcagatagtccaaagtggctttgctataagaaaaacacacacacgcttaaacaaaataatgtgttttaatcGCGTActatttctaatatttatgtaAGCATTGTATTCGTGTAGGAAGGTATTAACATGACATTTCCACAAGCACTGTATTCGTGTAGGATATATCAACGTGACGTTTTCATAACCACTGTACACGTGTAGGAAGATGTTAACATGACAATTATAAAAACTACGAAACTACTGAGACGTCTGACCAGTACGCTCCCGAAAATGCTGAGAAGAGAAATGTTGAATGTTCaattaaagtaaataacagatttgttgttataatgtactatatcacttgtattaaaatattttatacatgacTATGCACTACATAAATGAAGTAATAACTTCATTATGTTAAACATCAAGTGCAACACTTAGTTTTAGTCTATTGAGTATTCAAAATTATTCGTTTAATTCTATTTATAATTCGCTACTTTAGTCTCTAGTTTTTAAATAAGTGATTACAcagataataatataaacttacCTGTTTTTTACCAGCCAATAGTCTTTGCCGTTATCTGTACCGTAACCAACAGCTAACACTCCGTGGTCCAGTAACGAACTACTGCAAGATGGCTCGTTATAGATTCCGCCGCTGGGAGAGAAACCTcagttataatatgtatatataatagaaaCGAGCGAATAATGGCTTTTATATTAAAATCgaaatatttactaattagtGCGATTGGATGttcaatttatgtatattttacctccgattttttatttttgtaattaaatatagttattgaaATATACATGCGATTAACAAAACGTTACAAACTGCTATCTCATTCACTTTTTAGGTTCATTtagatttcaaaattaaaattataaggaTGTAATAGGCGTTTgatttaagttaaattttgtattatataatgcTATAAGCTGAATTAGACACAAAAACAGTCTTGACATAGCAGTAGGACTGAATGAAAATTTATGTTCAGTTTCAAAGTAATCTTGTGATGTCtcagtggttttgttttttattacaagtgaAGTCTTTGAACAATGATTAAATGATCCGAAACACGTCTACACAAAATGTGTTTCAGAATATGGAAGTAgaactgatattttataaaagtaaaattacttaTGCGCAGCATGTTGTCACTTACGAATACAGTTGGAAACTTATGTGTCCCGCATCGATGGCCACAGAGATAGGACCTACAGTAGCCACAGCATTCTTCAGGGATTGCTCATCACCCGAAGGAATATCCTTATATCCAGTGATGGTAGCTCCTATACAGTCAGGCTTGAACTTACACTTTTCATCCtgaaaaattgtatttaagtCTTATACATAAGCGTTAGAGTATTTAGGGTGTTAATTCAATTTTTGTCTAATAAATCActcgttttttatatataaataacgatacagaaagatatatatttttgcatCAATTATGAATAAACAGttatatctgaaataaaatatattctattacaaaaaattaaatatttttaacaaggaTGTGACGAAATCATTAGAGATGATCCACTCTTATCCATGAAGTTCGAGCCTTCACAATTCATTAAATATGGCGTTTTGAAAGtaaatttttacaataataatttaccTCTGTTCTAGACACTAGTAATCGACTCAATGTCGGTATTTAAACACAGATTAGTAAGTATTTGTGATAACAAACAACGATATTTTAGAGATCAGGTTTTGGTCCAGAATTTTAACTGCCAAAGATGGCTGACGAAATAGTTATTGTAAAATCAAATCAACTTTTTCTAAATAGATACAGcaaattgtgttttttgtatgACTAAACGAAATCCTTAGTAAGACTGGAACCATGATTGATCTTAAAAGATCgtaagaacaatattttatataaacttacAATTGCCTTATACTTGTAACAGTCTTCTCTGTCGATTCCTTTGTTGTCGATGATGTACTGAAATCCATAATCCATCAAGCCTCCATTACATCCCATATTACCTATGTTATGATTAAATTAGCTGGATTAATATCTTCATATTTCATTACTTGCTCTCTCTACTTATAGAAAATAACTGCATTGAATACATACGACCTTTCAGCACATTTcacttcattattatttattctctCACGTCTATCGAGCTATAGCAATTCATCCTTTAATAAAATAGACCTTAAGTAATGATTTTAATTATCCACGTACGACTTACAGACTTCTTTTAAGATAATTTCATCaaatatatttctaacattacattaattatttaagaTAGTTATTTTCTTCCTCGGTGGAACACTGTAGTCCGATGACTATACCATGAAGTTTCAAGTTTTCCAGCACTGGTACCAGTTATGGAAACAAATATAGGTTGAAGAAATGAGAAGGAAGCAAAAGGCAGATTATTGTATCAAGGTTAAGTTACCCATGTCTTTTCCTGAATCAGCTGTAGATGAAAGGCTGTCATTtgtgacattttattataactttttgttttctctttacaCTGTTATTGAATCTTTTGATTCAAATATTGAAGATATATGGAATATATAGAATGATTTTTGAAACTCTATACCTTCTTTGCCAGAGCAATCCACCAGGTTTTGTTCACTCAAGGACACAAGTTTTCCTGTCTTCAAGGCGTGTTGTCCTTCAACTGATCCAGTAGTGGAGAAAGCCCAGCAGGACCCACATTGtttctgatataaaaatattcatacaaaccCATCTGTCTATAGAACAATGTAAAAGAAAACCTTCTTTGTAattactgaatatatttttttttattttatagtttcgtTATGAATAATTGTAATTTCTAACAACAAAAATTTACtgctaataattttgttattaatccTTAAGAAATagtgattattaaatatattatccaAATATCTTCATCTTAGAAACTTTAAAGTATCCATCTAGGTAAAGTAGAAATATAAAAGGCAATATGGCTGAATCAACTGAAGTTAATAGGGTGTTCGCAcggtaaaagtaaaaaaaacactttggaaTACACTTTAGTTACCTGGTCCTTAACTCCAGTCACCACATTTTTGTCTCTCCAGTCAACTTTATCAGGAATCATGACGTTTCGGGGAGGAATGAAGACATTCTTGAACGTGGTTTGGTTGGACCTCCTGTATCCGTTCATCTGTTTCACAAACTCCTCGCTAGTCTTAAATAGTGCGAAGTGAAAATaagtaaacatgaaaacaagctgcCCAATGAATCTACATCTTacattattgttttgaatttcatt
This region includes:
- the LOC143256666 gene encoding cathepsin L-like peptidase; this translates as MLRFVVLAVFVTVAPAVPYHKNLEQHWKNFKTVFNKNYNEKEESVRRLIFEQNVAHIVQHNLEADLEMHTYRLGLNAYADLTSEEFVKQMNGYRRSNQTTFKNVFIPPRNVMIPDKVDWRDKNVVTGVKDQKQCGSCWAFSTTGSVEGQHALKTGKLVSLSEQNLVDCSGKEGNMGCNGGLMDYGFQYIIDNKGIDREDCYKYKAIDEKCKFKPDCIGATITGYKDIPSGDEQSLKNAVATVGPISVAIDAGHISFQLYSGGIYNEPSCSSSLLDHGVLAVGYGTDNGKDYWLVKNSWGKSWGDKGYIKMTRNKNNQCGIATQASYPTV